One Microtus pennsylvanicus isolate mMicPen1 chromosome 3, mMicPen1.hap1, whole genome shotgun sequence DNA window includes the following coding sequences:
- the Elp6 gene encoding elongator complex protein 6, whose protein sequence is MFPELNNLLSTTPDKTEQGKLTLLCDAKTDGSFLVHHFLSFYLKANCKVCFVALVQSFSHYNIVGQKLGVNLTTARESGQLVFLEGLKSTVDIFFHTPEEPQPLQFLREASAGNLQTLYEFVQDTLKPVDSGETPWKYPVLLVDNLSVLLSLGLGAVAVLDFMQYCRATVCCKWKGNVVALVHDDRDAEDEENDVLLNGLSHQSHLILRAEGLATGFCKDVHGQLRILWRRPAQPTTQRDRSLTYQYKIQDKNVSFFAKGMSPAIL, encoded by the exons ATGTTCCCGGAACTCAATAACCTTCTCAGCACCACCCCAGACAAGACTGAGCAG GGGAAACTGACTCTGCTCTGTGATGCCAAGACCGACGGCAGCTTCCTTGTgcatcatttcctttccttctacctcaaAG cCAATTGTAAAGTATGCTTTGTGGCACTCGTCCAGTCCTTCAGCCACTATAATATTGTGGGGCAGAAGCTG GGTGTCAACCTGACAACAGCACGGGAAAGCGGGCAGCTTGTCTTCCTGGAGGGCCTCAAGTCCACAGTGGACATCTTCTTCCACACTCCGGAGGAGCCTCAACCCCTGCAGTTTCTCAG AGAGGCCAGCGCAGGAAACCTCCAGACACTGTATGAGTTTGTACAGGACACCCTGAAGCCCGTGGACAGTGGGGAGACTCCGTGGAAGTACCCAGTGCTGTTGGTGGACAACCTCAGTGTGCTGCTGAGCCTGGGCCTGGGGGCGGTCGCTGTGCTGGACTTCATGCAGTACTGCAGGGCCACGGTTTGCTGCAAATGGAAG GGGAATGTGGTCGCCCTTGTGCATGATGACAGAGATGCTGAGGATGAGGAGAATGACGTCCTGCTGAATGGTCTTAGTCATCAAAGCCACCTGATCCTGCGGGCTGAGGGCCTGGCCACTGGGTTCTGTAAGGATGTGCATGGACAG CTGAGGATCCTCTGGAGGAGGCCGGCACAGCCCACAACCCAGCGGGATCGAAGCCTCACTTACCAATACAAGATACAGGATAAAAATGTGTCCTTTTTTGCCAAGGGAATGTCTCCTGCTATTCTGTGA